One Calditrichia bacterium DNA window includes the following coding sequences:
- a CDS encoding PEGA domain-containing protein, with protein MQHIKAQEFELFFQRFRGKYSPHLNHLGEINWMTDAEAADQHEYFDYEAGFWQRLKHKFAEKPSASMAGISQEEKELRLQFRIYLEKKYLGEIQPETIRQFPANWQVELSDDEIEHIPISIETYEALSRWNKMVLLPVLMLTVLAIFGVAQAIHRAGEFHGSILIESNVRGAAIFLNGEKRGYADFQRLLSDVPPGDYRVELRKIGFASEPVTVNIGKQANASAKVYIPLNPMGVTDQGFIRIFADHPDSKVFVNDEFMGTLADQAVLPLEEGDHNIVIEKDGFRTAPQSRWVHITSGDTTKVKFEQTAQFGRNTSTTPARISSKPAEIGQGMLAITSNTVGGRIILNGEDTGKESDHVFTGMPYGEYRVRLERPGYQSVPEEKMVVISHNSPSMDISFELIKEFEQVNIMVEPVTAQIFIDGEPMAKGQFKGELKTGEYEISFGSLPGYNTPRPRSLRVIPNAPAELAVSYFPQIQAVAAVSGNGVLKVNGCDVVPGYTLGNRGFTASTDAGPEVTFVEKANDYFWKFGYAYQFRNPKGNDGLKITFNLPKESQFNSRFMLKLFGASSEERYPMADSRKAEILIKLNGNVLSYYYQPKTLEELGGVEKTEWEISEHLRAGANTLEITVTDKNNAYYFLKKIELTNVE; from the coding sequence ATGCAGCACATTAAAGCTCAGGAATTTGAGCTGTTTTTTCAGCGCTTTCGTGGCAAATATTCGCCGCATCTCAACCATCTTGGCGAAATTAATTGGATGACGGATGCAGAAGCTGCAGATCAACATGAATATTTTGATTACGAAGCAGGCTTTTGGCAGCGGTTGAAGCACAAATTTGCTGAAAAACCATCTGCATCTATGGCCGGCATTTCTCAGGAAGAAAAGGAGCTGCGTCTCCAATTCCGCATTTATTTAGAGAAAAAATACCTCGGAGAAATTCAACCAGAAACCATTCGCCAATTTCCCGCTAATTGGCAGGTTGAATTGAGTGATGATGAAATCGAACACATTCCGATTTCAATCGAAACTTATGAAGCGCTTTCGCGCTGGAATAAAATGGTGCTGTTGCCAGTGCTGATGCTAACTGTTCTGGCGATTTTTGGTGTTGCGCAAGCTATTCACCGAGCCGGCGAGTTTCATGGCAGTATTTTAATTGAATCCAACGTGCGCGGTGCTGCAATTTTTCTGAACGGAGAAAAACGCGGTTACGCTGATTTCCAACGTTTGTTGAGCGATGTTCCACCAGGTGATTATCGTGTTGAATTGCGGAAAATCGGATTTGCTTCCGAGCCGGTTACTGTAAATATCGGAAAACAGGCGAATGCCAGTGCCAAAGTATATATACCGCTGAATCCAATGGGTGTTACCGATCAGGGATTTATTCGAATTTTTGCAGATCATCCGGATTCGAAAGTATTTGTAAATGATGAATTTATGGGCACGCTTGCTGATCAGGCTGTGTTGCCATTGGAAGAGGGCGATCATAATATCGTCATAGAAAAAGACGGTTTTCGCACCGCGCCCCAAAGCCGGTGGGTACATATTACTTCCGGTGATACTACAAAAGTTAAATTTGAACAAACTGCTCAGTTTGGCAGAAACACTTCAACGACACCCGCTCGGATTTCTTCGAAGCCTGCGGAAATCGGACAAGGTATGTTGGCAATAACCTCCAACACTGTTGGTGGACGGATTATTTTAAATGGCGAAGACACCGGAAAAGAAAGCGATCACGTTTTTACGGGCATGCCATATGGTGAATATCGGGTGCGTTTGGAGCGCCCCGGTTATCAAAGTGTTCCCGAAGAAAAAATGGTTGTAATTTCCCATAACTCGCCAAGTATGGATATCAGCTTCGAATTAATTAAAGAATTCGAGCAGGTAAACATTATGGTAGAACCTGTAACAGCACAGATTTTTATCGATGGCGAACCAATGGCAAAAGGGCAATTCAAAGGTGAATTGAAAACGGGCGAATACGAAATCAGTTTTGGTAGTTTGCCCGGCTATAACACGCCCAGACCCCGATCGTTGCGCGTAATACCCAACGCTCCGGCAGAGCTTGCGGTTAGCTATTTTCCGCAAATACAAGCGGTTGCGGCAGTTTCCGGAAATGGTGTTTTGAAAGTCAACGGCTGCGATGTTGTGCCGGGTTATACCCTCGGCAACCGTGGGTTTACTGCCAGCACAGACGCAGGTCCTGAAGTCACTTTCGTCGAAAAAGCAAACGATTATTTTTGGAAATTCGGTTACGCTTACCAATTCCGCAATCCCAAAGGCAACGATGGGCTGAAAATTACCTTCAATTTACCCAAAGAGTCGCAATTTAATTCGCGGTTTATGTTGAAGTTATTCGGTGCATCTTCTGAGGAACGGTATCCGATGGCTGATTCCCGGAAAGCGGAGATACTGATCAAGCTAAACGGCAATGTTCTCAGCTATTATTATCAGCCGAAAACTTTGGAAGAATTGGGCGGTGTCGAAAAAACGGAATGGGAAATTAGCGAACATCTTCGTGCAGGTGCCAATACGCTGGAAATTACCGTAACGGACAAAAATAACGCATACTATTTTCTTAAAAAAATCGAGCTTACCAACGTCGAATAA